From the Psilocybe cubensis strain MGC-MH-2018 chromosome 9, whole genome shotgun sequence genome, one window contains:
- a CDS encoding WSC domain-containing protein (WSC domain-containing protein ARB_07867) → MVLNWTNLFIFTVFHFVNGLPSLETRQVTPSLPTGWTSIGCYSDTSSARTLRVAAYTDVTGMTIESCIAFCTPAGYKYAGVEFARECYCDNVIESPGALISDDTCNMTCTGDADEICGGPGGLNIFINSNPTTDPSEPPPASGVIKPSAGVFQYKGCFQDGVNGAPRSLRNQLSIVAGVTAETCTSACKAAGYALAGLEFGQECWCDNYMPLAVNTPDSDCNMVCVADNTELCGAGNRLAVYQDTSLGSVNFQQCLTDSDLHTSDSFPFIMFAVPNSGGDPVQVGTIEVVPQQVGQPTFFTLSTLAEALRESHTFRLSGGSLLPAQWNGEGLPLPIGPTLGQVQKFQAFSTDPPYRGYCAMYNPVSSFGPFIGPPVLGVDQRSDLWSICGTGIVYTNPDSLCQQVVLEMVQPVV, encoded by the exons ATGGTATTGAACTGGACAAACTTGTTCATTTTCACCGTTTTC CACTTTGTCAATGGTCTACCTTCTCTAGAAACTCGTCAAGTCACTCCATCGCTTCCCACGGGGTGGACGTCTATTGGGTGTTACAG TGACACTAGCTCTGCTCGAACATTGCGAGTGGCAGCATATACAGATGTAACTGGCATGACTATTGAGTCGTGTATAGCCTTTTGTACTCCTGCTGGATATAAGTACGCAGGTGTTGAATTTGCCAGG GAATGCT ATTGTGACAATGTTATAGAATCACCGGGCGCACTTATCTCCGATGACACTTGCAATATGACTTGCACTGGCGATGCCGATGAAATATGCGGTGGTCCTGGTGGATTAAACATTTTCATCAA CTCCAATCCGACCACTGATCCTTCGGAGCCACCTCCTGCAAGTGGTGTGATTAAACCATCTGCTGGGGTGTTCCAGTACAAGGGTTGTTTCCA GGACGGTGTCAATGGAGCGCCACGGTCTCTTCGCAATCAACTCTCAATAGTAGCAGGTGTAACCGCTGAGACATGTACCTCCGCCTGCAAAGCTGCAGGATATGCTCTTGCTGGATTGGAATTCGGTCAGGAATGCT GGTGCGACAATTACATGCCATTGGCCGTAAATACCCCAGATTCTGACTGCAACATGGTCTGTGTCGCCGATAACACTGAATTATGCGGTGCTGGAAATCGATTAGCTGTCTATCAAGATACAAGTCTTGGTAGCGTCAATTTCCAGCAATGTTTGACCGACTCAGATTTGCACACCTCGGACAGCTTCCCATTCATCATGTTTGCTGTTCCCAATTCTGGTGGAGATCCGGTTCAGGTAGGGACGATTGAAGTAGTTCCCCAACAAGTGGGACAACCAACGTTTTTCACGCTTTCG ACTCTAGCAGAAGCCTTGCGCGAGTCACATACGTTCAGACTGTCTGGAGGATCCCTCCTCCCAGCACAATGGAACGGCGAGGGTCTTCCATTACCCATTGGCCCGACCTTGGGTCAAGTGCAAAAATTCCAGGCCTTCTCGACTGATCCACCATACCGTGGTTATTGCGCCATG TACAACCCTGTGTCCTCTTTTGGGCCCTTTATTGGACCCCCTGTCCTCGGTGTTGACCAGAGGTCGGACCTTTGGAGCATATGTGGGACGGGAATCGTATACACCAACCCAGACAGTCTTTGCCAACAGGTAGTGCTCGAGATGGTTCAACCCGTAGTATAA